Part of the Aciduliprofundum boonei T469 genome is shown below.
CCCAATGCTGAGAAAACTCCTTTCATATACTCTCCTGCCAACCTGATCTTCTCAATATCTCCCCCGAACTTATCGTTAATCATGGCATGCCAATCCGCCAAAAAAACAATCATGTCTACTCCATTATCCATCAAATCCTTAACCTTGTTTCCTATAATCAACCCAGTGCCAAGATGAACCCTGCCAGAGGGCTCAAGACCCACATACCCCTTAGGATTCCCCTTTAGGGCATTTTCAAATTCCTCAAGAGTTATAACTTCCTCCACATTGCGCATAATTTCCCAAGAGAGCATAAAAGGGCGATGAATTAAAGATATAAAGAATTTGTGAAAAGTATATTTGCTCTTGGTCCATGTGGAATTTATGCAGATTCATATTGTATTCGTTGAGCCACAATTCACAGGCAATATAGGATTCTTAGCTCGCACAATGGCCAATTTTGGATTCAAGAATTTAATATTGGTAAATCCTCCAGAGTTGGATGAGGACGCTTATCGTTTTTCAAAGCACGCAAGATACATAATTGAAAATGCGGAGATATTGAACAACTTTGAAGAATTGAGGAGATCTCTTGATTATTTAGTTGCTACAAGTGGAGTTAGTACAAAATCACCTAAAAAATTTAAAAGGATAGCCCTAACACCCAGGGAATTTGCCCAGAAGGTTTGGAATTTCTCAGGGAATATTGGGATAGTGTTTGGTCGCGAGAATTATGGCCTTTACAATGAGGAGATTGAAAAATGCGATTCATTAATCACTATTCCAACCAGCGAGGAATATCCAATCATGAACATCACACATGCGGCAGCCATTATTCTCTACGAGATTTTTATGGAGAAGAGGGAGGAAGAAGGTATGCCCTTGGCGGAGGAATTTGAATTAAATCTCTTAAATGAGAGATTCTCAGAGCTTTTAGGACTCATAAATTTCCCAGATCATAAAAGGAAAAATACAGAAGTTATGTTCCGCAGGATAATTGGCAGAGCGATGCTTACAAAATGGGAGTATCACAGCATGATGGGGGTTATGAAGAGAATAATTTACGCCATACAAGCCAAGGATGATTATTAAAATCTAAATATTAATTCGCATTTGTGTAAAAAATGACAAAAAATGAAGTGTTTGAGTATGGAGAGCGTATTGCTAGAAATGTAACAACAATAACTTTAATACTGGCCATATTAAAATTCATAGTTGCATATTACACTCACTCGGTATCCATACTCGCAGATTCTTACCACAGCTTCGCAGATTTAATCCCAATCTCCGCCGCATGGATAGGTTTAAGAATAGCCCAGAGACCGAGAAGCGAGAAATTTCCATACGGGTACTATAAAGCCGAAAACCTGGCTGCGTTTATCGCCAGCATTTTCATTTTCTTACTCGCTTATGAGATAATCACAAAAAGTATATCTACCTTCTCAAGTAAAAACACAGTAGAGCATTCAATTGCGGGTTTAATCCTAACAGCAATTTTTGTTCTCATTTCATATATCTTATACATATACCAACTAAAAGCTGCAAAGATTTCCAACTCTCAAGCCCTTATGGCAAACGCAAGAGAGACAAAAATGGATATATTTTCATCTATCGCCGTATTCATAGGATTTTTCGGCTCCAGTATGGGTTATCCTTGGATTGGTGGCATTGTGGGATTTCTAATAGCAATTCTGGTTATCCATGCAGGGTATCAGAGTATCCGTGATTCTGTACTATCACTCATGGATGCGGGATTACCTAAAGAAGATATAGAAAAAATAAGAAAAATTATTCTCTCAACGCCAAGGGTCAGGGAGGTAAAGAAAATTTACACAAGACGCTCTGGACC
Proteins encoded:
- a CDS encoding RNA methyltransferase encodes the protein MQIHIVFVEPQFTGNIGFLARTMANFGFKNLILVNPPELDEDAYRFSKHARYIIENAEILNNFEELRRSLDYLVATSGVSTKSPKKFKRIALTPREFAQKVWNFSGNIGIVFGRENYGLYNEEIEKCDSLITIPTSEEYPIMNITHAAAIILYEIFMEKREEEGMPLAEEFELNLLNERFSELLGLINFPDHKRKNTEVMFRRIIGRAMLTKWEYHSMMGVMKRIIYAIQAKDDY
- a CDS encoding cation diffusion facilitator family transporter; the encoded protein is MTKNEVFEYGERIARNVTTITLILAILKFIVAYYTHSVSILADSYHSFADLIPISAAWIGLRIAQRPRSEKFPYGYYKAENLAAFIASIFIFLLAYEIITKSISTFSSKNTVEHSIAGLILTAIFVLISYILYIYQLKAAKISNSQALMANARETKMDIFSSIAVFIGFFGSSMGYPWIGGIVGFLIAILVIHAGYQSIRDSVLSLMDAGLPKEDIEKIRKIILSTPRVREVKKIYTRRSGPFIMVEVEISVPEKLNVKQAHEIASEVEKRIMQIKQVDHAFVHVEPPTKSRKIIAIPVNKDHSPSPTFGSAPYFEIYQVEKDEKKLIKTVKNPGANLEKKRGVKAALFLIEQGVDEVHTKNIGEDSKKILEDAGIKIKFK